The following coding sequences are from one Nicotiana tomentosiformis chromosome 3, ASM39032v3, whole genome shotgun sequence window:
- the LOC138907743 gene encoding uncharacterized protein: MGMDWLYSRFAKLNCRTKTVRFEFPNELVVEWKGDDVMPKGRFISYLKATKMINKGCIYHLVRVMDTDAEVPTLMFVPVVNEFPEVFPDELPGILPDREINFGIDVMLGTQPMSIPPYRMAPTELKELK; encoded by the coding sequence atgggaatggattggctttattcacgCTTTGCTAAGCTCAATTGCCGAACTaaaactgtgaggtttgaatttccaaatgagctagTTGTTGAATGGAAGGGCGATGAtgtgatgccaaaaggtaggtttatttcttaccttaaggccacaaagatgattaataagggatgtatctatcatttggtccgggttatggATACCGATGCTGAGGTGCCTACACTCATGtttgtgccagttgtgaatgaatttccagaggtcttccctgatgagctccctgggattctaccagacagggagattaattttgggattgatgtgatgctaggCACGCAGCCTATgtctattccgccctacaggatggcaccaacagaattaaaggagctaaagtaa